A window of the Thalassophryne amazonica chromosome 11, fThaAma1.1, whole genome shotgun sequence genome harbors these coding sequences:
- the bbs12 gene encoding Bardet-Biedl syndrome 12 protein, whose product MMPGSAIRSLRQHVGLQKLSGLAGIAHSSLGPNKSYKFIQDDASGESSLACSCFRILENLELICAVGQLVYETIQAHQKVYHSGSGSMLFLAGAWSRVMLECLDRGISVAHIMSAMSEGMDICLNVCRKYSILTDGLNCTVDGQGLNDNLLMKPIVQAPCALFLLDGTAGAEKTSKQRRVKLSHSRHFYEVMSENVCTMPKSGPCEPASPDIAHLAEGLSHGCADMMHLVIKVSKIQSENCQHFTFDVTKVVSCLMPGLPEEHACVFPGCIVLTSSEQASVAEHFKEQNLKVSLIHGDLSDTYRHPGYSAPKGIRRVCDQLDSRKEEDWMEGVLTHLLRLDVNVVLASGVACEKLVEHCCRHCILVVQKVKMSVLKAFADATGAAVVRYATQLNDRCVGIGVNVAVWRDFSSKSSTVVNISTCGSSGLVTVIITSCVHSKALALEDQFWACAYRLHHALKEKALLPGAGVTELLCVSHLQKHAEHLVKPHADGKDAASLYTATVLHLMADALIDYISTMMVNTGNFSKVRARTVLSQHLEDCDGDLSLAGKFSQLFLEGHKQDSFLSSEMKSCSVPAVKVYDNMSIKQEVWRKALDVVFLVLQTDAEVITGVDPNTEGENLMLL is encoded by the coding sequence ATGATGCCTGGAAGTGCAATTAGAAGCCTCCGACAACATGTTGGACTGCAGAAGCTGTCGGGGTTGGCGGGAATTGCACATTCTTCTTTGGGCCCCAATAAATCTTACAAGTTTATCCAGGATGACGCCAGCGGGGAATCATCTCTGGCGTGCTCGTGTTTTCGAATCTTGGAGAACCTTGAGTTAATTTGTGCGGTGGGCCAGCTGGTTTATGAGACGATACAAGCCCACCAGAAGGTCTATCACTCTGGATCGGGATCCATGTTGTTTCTTGCTGGTGCATGGAGTCGTGTCATGCTGGAGTGCCTGGACAGAGGGATTTCAGTGGCACACATCATGTCAGCTATGTCTGAGGGGATGGATATATGCCTGAATGTTTGTCGGAAGTACAGCATCTTAACTGATGGTCTTAACTGCACTGTAGATGGTCAAGGTCTGAATGATAACCTGTTAATGAAACCCATTGTTCAGGCTCCATGTGCATTGTTTCTCCTGGATGGGACAGCAGGAGCTGAAAAGACTTCAAAACAAAGGAGAGTAAAGCTCAGTCACAGCAGACATTTTTATGAAGTCATGTCTGAAAATGTTTGCACAATGCCGAAGTCTGGTCCTTGTGAGCCTGCATCTCCTGACATTGCACACCTTGCTGAGGGCTTGAGCCACGGTTGTGCTGACATGATGCATTTAGTCATCAAAGTGAGCAAGATTCAGTCAGAAAACTGTCAACATTTTACGTTTGACGTCACCAAAGTGGTGTCTTGCCTCATGCCTGGTTTACCCGAGGAGCATGCGTGTGTTTTCCCAGGGTGCATTGTTCTCACGTCTTCTGAACAAGCTTCTGTTGCAGAGCACTTCAAAGAACAGAACTTGAAGGTCTCTCTTATTCATGGGGATCTGTCAGACACCTATCGCCATCCCGGCTACAGTGCACCTAAAGGTATACGACGTGTGTGTGATCAGCTGGACTCGCGCAAAGAGGAAGACTGGATGGAAGGTGTTTTGACACACCTGTTACGCCTGGATGTGAATGTGGTGCTAGCCAGTGGGGTTGCTTGTGAAAAACTGGTTGAGCACTGTTGTAGACACTGCATCCTTGTGGTGCAGAAAGTGAAGATGTCTGTCTTAAAGGCGTTTGCAGATGCAACAGGAGCTGCTGTGGTTAGGTACGCCACCCAGCTGAATGACCGCTGTGTcggcatcggggtgaatgttgCAGTATGGAGGGATTTTAGCAGCAAGTCTTCAACAGTGGTGAATATTTCCACCTGTGGGAGCAGTGGGTTGGTCACAGTGATAATCACAAGCTGTGTACACAGTAAGGCCTTGGCTTTAGAGGACCAGTTTTGGGCCTGTGCTTACCGTTTACACCATGCACTGAAAGAAAAGGCCCTCCTGCCCGGCGCCGGAGTGACAGAGCTGCTTTGTGTTAGTCACCTGCAAAAACATGCAGAACATCTTGTGAAGCCCCATGCAGATGGTAAAGATGCAGCTTCCTTGTACACAGCCACAGTGTTGCACCTCATGGCGGATGCTTTAATAGACTACATATCCACTATGATGGTGAACACTGGGAACTTTTCAAAAGTCAGAGCCAGGACTGTCTTGAGTCAACACCTGGAGGACTGTGATGGAGATTTATCACTTGCTGGAAAGTTCTCACAACTTTTCTTAGAAGGTCACAAACAGGACAGTTTCCTTTCATCAGAAATGAAGTCCTGTAGTGTTCCAGCTGTGAAGGTTTATGATAATATGAGCATAAAGCAGGAGGTTTGGAGGAAAGCATTAGATGTGGTTTTCTTGGTGTTGCAGACTGATGCAGAGGTCATCACTGGTGTGGATCCAAATACAGAAGGTGAAAATCTGATGCTGTTATAA